In a single window of the Deinococcus cellulosilyticus NBRC 106333 = KACC 11606 genome:
- a CDS encoding GAF domain-containing protein, which produces MIETRILSELQRISQASNSQDALRILLAFGLDLTRAHGGQVYQLHEGGTLRLLCSQGMGFALSAALEYVQQSIEMDRVQEEEHSLLLPIRTQKQCYALELIGANAIRTPDLIELRPVMGVLLEGILSREESASQTRETQAIAELTRRLGGSLDLSEVLRVIVEVAPRGLGMERAFLGLYQALGESSAETGRIFSYGFEGFFGDEETISLSPDTFKSLVVRSEPIVLPAESGHDELRQRLHRFGMQSCIILPLQARGKHLGVLYMDTTRERQRLLPDDVMLAKTFAEQASIAIDNARLYAEESRKRRVSESLRKVALALSSTLNLGEVLQIILQHAQGIFKAKACSIFQLSPDKKTLSIRSALGLETEFMLRIRARYGEGVVGRAVSENKPQIMPDAIENYHQNPIAWRNSYSAQLMEAGKYPFRGLIGAPLAARGVVFGGLCLYFEHAIQYDEEDLYVLEVFAGQAALAIENARLYEEEVRRERQAGILLQIARAFLNVTEWDWNQVCTDLSSVIGADRSAIVLLTSDYQVESSYTSELDPGEALLPVAEFADLFERSTAMRLPVGQGLPGAKNAICAPLYAQERLIGYVYADMTRAYSDFPEDEIHFLTAVADQMSLVLSNQRLFNALKRQEAQYRLLAEAAQDLIIATDREGNITYANPSTFKVLGFSERELIGRDYRSLLIHDGVSLNEVWNTGFSTVYQVHAYCKNGETAYLEMNLNPLTRAGQTIGYLAVARDLSEQHRLAEEITKRGQALALSQERQMELRTYLSLFTQAQEEERRRIARELHDDTAQVLVAITRRIDRLSKELDGTALKARAEDIRSDLETAINSVRRFARNLRPSILDDLGLLPALEWLACNAQTSTRLEVQGQERRLNSEVELTLFRVVQEALTNIDKHARANGAAIRVNYQNEDILVHVIDDGKGFEVQNLLDLAHQGHLGLLGLRERVELSGGSLEIVSAPGEGTELVFSFPT; this is translated from the coding sequence ATGATCGAGACCCGCATCCTCAGTGAACTGCAACGCATCAGCCAGGCTTCCAACTCGCAGGACGCCCTGCGGATTCTGCTGGCGTTTGGGCTGGACCTCACCCGGGCCCACGGTGGGCAGGTCTACCAGTTGCATGAGGGGGGCACGTTGCGTCTGCTGTGCTCCCAGGGGATGGGTTTTGCCCTGAGTGCTGCGCTGGAGTACGTGCAGCAGTCCATTGAGATGGACCGGGTGCAGGAGGAGGAGCATTCTCTGCTGCTGCCGATTCGCACCCAGAAGCAGTGCTACGCGCTGGAGCTGATCGGGGCCAATGCGATTCGCACGCCGGACCTGATTGAGCTCCGTCCGGTGATGGGGGTGCTCCTTGAGGGCATCCTGTCCCGAGAGGAGAGTGCTTCCCAGACCCGTGAGACGCAGGCCATTGCAGAGTTGACCCGTCGTCTGGGGGGAAGCCTGGACCTCAGTGAGGTGCTCAGGGTCATTGTGGAGGTGGCCCCCAGAGGCCTGGGCATGGAGAGGGCTTTCCTGGGGCTGTATCAGGCCCTTGGGGAAAGCAGTGCAGAAACAGGGCGCATCTTCTCTTATGGTTTTGAGGGATTTTTTGGAGACGAGGAGACCATCAGCCTGTCTCCAGACACCTTCAAGTCACTGGTGGTCCGTTCAGAGCCGATTGTGCTTCCTGCGGAGTCTGGTCATGACGAACTGAGGCAGCGTCTGCACCGTTTTGGCATGCAGTCTTGCATCATTCTGCCCTTGCAGGCCCGTGGGAAGCATCTGGGTGTGCTGTACATGGACACCACCCGTGAACGCCAGAGGCTGCTCCCGGACGATGTGATGCTGGCAAAGACCTTTGCTGAACAGGCCTCCATTGCCATTGACAATGCCCGCCTGTATGCCGAGGAATCCCGCAAGCGCAGGGTGTCGGAGTCGCTGCGTAAAGTGGCCCTGGCCCTCTCCAGCACGTTGAATCTGGGTGAGGTGCTGCAGATCATCCTGCAGCATGCCCAGGGGATCTTCAAGGCCAAGGCCTGCTCCATTTTTCAGCTGTCTCCGGACAAGAAAACCCTGTCCATTCGCAGTGCACTGGGGCTGGAAACCGAGTTCATGCTGCGCATCCGTGCAAGGTACGGGGAGGGGGTGGTGGGGCGCGCCGTCTCGGAAAACAAGCCGCAGATCATGCCGGACGCCATCGAGAATTACCATCAGAACCCCATTGCCTGGCGCAACAGCTACAGTGCCCAGCTGATGGAGGCCGGAAAGTACCCGTTCAGGGGCCTGATTGGTGCCCCTCTGGCGGCACGGGGTGTGGTCTTCGGGGGGCTGTGCCTGTACTTCGAGCATGCCATCCAGTACGACGAGGAGGACCTTTACGTGCTGGAGGTGTTTGCCGGACAGGCTGCACTGGCCATCGAGAACGCCCGCCTTTACGAGGAGGAGGTGCGCCGTGAGCGTCAGGCAGGCATCCTGCTGCAGATTGCCCGGGCCTTCCTCAATGTGACCGAGTGGGACTGGAACCAGGTCTGCACGGACCTCTCCAGTGTGATCGGGGCAGACCGCAGTGCCATTGTGCTCCTGACCAGCGACTATCAGGTGGAGTCCAGTTACACCAGCGAACTCGATCCTGGAGAGGCCCTGCTGCCTGTCGCTGAATTTGCAGACCTCTTTGAGCGGTCCACCGCCATGCGTCTGCCTGTGGGTCAGGGGTTGCCCGGAGCGAAAAATGCCATCTGTGCCCCCCTGTATGCCCAGGAGCGCCTGATCGGGTACGTGTATGCGGACATGACCCGCGCCTACAGCGACTTCCCGGAAGATGAGATTCATTTCCTGACCGCTGTGGCAGACCAGATGTCTCTGGTGCTCTCCAACCAGCGGCTCTTCAACGCCCTGAAACGCCAGGAAGCCCAGTACAGGCTGCTGGCCGAGGCGGCACAGGACCTGATCATTGCCACCGACCGGGAGGGCAACATCACCTATGCCAACCCCTCCACCTTCAAGGTGCTGGGGTTCTCAGAGCGGGAACTGATTGGACGCGATTACCGCAGCCTGCTGATCCACGATGGGGTGTCCCTGAATGAGGTGTGGAACACCGGGTTCAGCACGGTCTATCAGGTGCATGCCTACTGCAAGAATGGCGAAACCGCCTACCTGGAGATGAACCTCAACCCCCTCACCCGTGCAGGCCAGACCATTGGTTATCTGGCGGTGGCCCGTGACCTGAGTGAGCAGCACCGTCTGGCCGAGGAGATCACCAAGCGGGGTCAGGCCCTTGCCCTCAGTCAGGAACGCCAGATGGAACTGCGCACCTACCTCTCCCTCTTTACGCAGGCGCAGGAAGAGGAACGCAGGCGCATTGCCCGCGAACTGCACGATGACACGGCGCAGGTGCTGGTGGCCATCACACGCCGCATTGACCGCCTGAGCAAGGAACTGGACGGCACCGCCCTGAAAGCCCGTGCCGAGGACATCCGCAGCGATCTGGAAACCGCCATCAACAGTGTGCGTCGTTTTGCCCGCAACCTCAGGCCCAGCATTCTCGATGATCTTGGGCTTTTGCCTGCCCTGGAATGGCTGGCCTGCAATGCGCAAACCTCCACCCGTCTGGAAGTGCAGGGGCAGGAACGCCGCCTGAACTCCGAGGTGGAACTCACCCTCTTCCGCGTGGTCCAGGAAGCCCTCACCAACATTGACAAGCATGCCCGTGCCAACGGTGCTGCCATCCGGGTCAACTATCAGAATGAAGACATCCTGGTCCATGTGATTGATGACGGCAAGGGTTTTGAAGTCCAGAACCTGCTCGATCTGGCCCACCAGGGTCACCTGGGCTTGCTCGGCCTGCGGGAACGGGTGGAGCTCTCTGGAGGCTCACTGGAAATCGTCAGTGCTCCTGGAGAGGGGACCGAACTGGTCTTCTCTTTCCCCACCTGA
- a CDS encoding DUF2269 family protein yields MKILVLIHVLSAIIGVGPTYFGLMLLRQNSTPRDLQTGLKVGKMLEWFPKIGGTLAVLSGFALILLNNYGPFTQIWLLGSLILYILIQAIVIGFVSPRAEKLAAWVFNPKNESATNLPAEQQGLLRSVSTGHWLAAALGTVLFTFMILKPH; encoded by the coding sequence ATGAAGATCCTGGTCTTGATCCACGTGCTGTCCGCCATCATCGGGGTGGGACCCACCTACTTCGGACTGATGCTGCTGAGGCAAAATTCGACCCCCAGAGACCTGCAGACCGGTCTGAAAGTGGGAAAAATGCTGGAGTGGTTTCCCAAAATCGGTGGAACCCTGGCCGTCTTGAGTGGTTTTGCCCTGATCCTGCTGAACAATTACGGGCCTTTCACCCAGATCTGGCTGCTGGGCTCGTTGATCCTGTACATCCTGATTCAGGCCATTGTGATCGGTTTTGTTTCACCCAGAGCCGAAAAACTGGCAGCCTGGGTGTTCAACCCTAAAAATGAGAGTGCCACCAACCTGCCTGCAGAACAGCAGGGCCTGCTCAGGAGCGTCAGCACCGGGCACTGGCTTGCAGCTGCGCTGGGAACGGTGCTGTTCACCTTCATGATCCTGAAACCCCATTGA
- a CDS encoding Ig-like domain-containing protein, translating to MKLPMRENAMRSLHIPTLAAMLLLGLSACSSSTVTTTPQGVSAVRISPNAVQMLAGESKVLDAQVTASGSVDQSVTWSSTNPSVVVVDASGKVTALKAGSATITATSKQNSAKAGNSSITVQEPGVVNSVSVTPSNLDLQVGGTQSLSAKVTGTGSFDSTLNWTSSDASVAAVDSTGMVTGLKEGTATIMATSKANSTLKATASVKVSKASSDPFNITIVFPANTLLTPSQKQAFTEAASRWSQVIAQGLPDFNGTANGKPLSVDDVQINADAVAIDGVGNILGMAGPEFVRNENSLPITGIMKFDSADVANMEARGTLKSVILHEMGHVLGIGTLWDSFITHNGNVDCQNASIIEFTGAKALLQFHNLGKAGNIPVETTGGKGTKCGHWSESHFDSELMTGFSESGPMPLSRMTVGALEDLGYQVNYNAADPYTVPVKPSGIEKQSLEHGELLLKPRGRL from the coding sequence ATGAAGTTACCTATGAGAGAAAATGCGATGCGTTCCCTGCACATCCCTACCCTGGCCGCAATGCTGCTTCTCGGGCTCAGTGCCTGCAGTTCGAGTACCGTCACCACCACACCGCAAGGGGTCTCTGCTGTCAGAATCAGCCCCAATGCTGTTCAAATGCTTGCTGGAGAAAGCAAAGTCCTCGATGCACAGGTCACTGCTTCTGGTTCCGTGGACCAGAGCGTCACCTGGAGCAGCACCAACCCCAGTGTGGTGGTGGTGGATGCCTCAGGCAAAGTCACAGCCCTGAAAGCAGGAAGCGCCACCATCACGGCCACCAGCAAGCAGAATTCTGCCAAAGCTGGAAACTCCAGCATCACCGTCCAGGAGCCTGGGGTGGTCAACTCTGTCAGTGTGACCCCTTCAAATCTGGACCTTCAGGTGGGCGGCACCCAGAGCCTGAGTGCAAAAGTCACAGGTACAGGCAGCTTTGACAGCACCCTCAACTGGACCAGCAGCGATGCCAGTGTGGCTGCGGTTGACAGCACTGGAATGGTGACAGGCCTCAAGGAAGGCACTGCAACCATCATGGCCACCAGCAAAGCCAACAGCACCCTCAAAGCAACAGCGTCGGTCAAAGTCAGCAAGGCCAGCAGTGATCCCTTCAACATCACCATCGTCTTCCCGGCCAACACCCTGCTGACCCCCTCACAGAAGCAGGCCTTCACTGAGGCTGCGAGCCGCTGGTCCCAGGTGATCGCTCAGGGACTGCCGGATTTCAACGGCACTGCCAATGGCAAACCCCTGAGTGTGGATGATGTCCAGATCAATGCAGATGCAGTCGCCATTGATGGTGTGGGCAACATTCTGGGAATGGCTGGCCCTGAATTTGTTCGCAACGAAAACAGCCTGCCCATCACAGGAATCATGAAATTTGACAGTGCAGATGTCGCCAACATGGAAGCCAGAGGCACCCTGAAAAGCGTGATCCTGCACGAAATGGGCCATGTGCTCGGCATTGGGACCCTGTGGGACAGTTTCATCACCCACAACGGTAATGTCGATTGCCAGAATGCCAGCATCATCGAGTTCACCGGAGCCAAAGCCCTTTTGCAATTCCACAACCTGGGCAAAGCAGGCAACATTCCTGTGGAAACCACAGGTGGAAAAGGCACCAAATGTGGACACTGGAGTGAATCCCACTTTGACAGTGAACTGATGACTGGCTTTTCAGAAAGTGGCCCCATGCCCCTCAGCAGGATGACCGTGGGGGCCCTGGAAGATCTGGGCTATCAGGTCAATTACAACGCTGCAGATCCCTACACTGTTCCAGTCAAACCTTCTGGCATTGAAAAGCAAAGCCTTGAGCACGGCGAATTGCTGCTGAAACCCAGAGGTCGCCTCTAA
- the kynA gene encoding tryptophan 2,3-dioxygenase, whose product MTRQTMTYGDYLSLEQLLSAQHPQSDHHDEMLFILIHQVSELWMKLALHELHAAQQAIMADHLPESLKMLARIKVIQKQLIEAWSTLGTMTPSEYVGFRDQLGSSSGFQSAQYRELEFKLGNKNPYMLHMHERTPEVHARLKEAFETPGVYDTVLMLLDRRGFQVKDALREDFTQPYEAHESVLEAWKQVYTHPEKHWDLYNLAEKLIDLEDAFQQWRFKHLRTVMRIIGEKPGTGGTSGIGYLKKALDYQFFPELWQVRTLL is encoded by the coding sequence ATGACTAGACAGACCATGACCTATGGCGACTACCTCAGCCTTGAACAGCTGCTCAGTGCCCAGCACCCCCAGAGCGACCACCACGACGAAATGCTCTTCATCCTGATCCATCAGGTCAGTGAACTGTGGATGAAACTGGCCCTGCACGAGCTTCATGCCGCACAGCAGGCCATCATGGCAGACCACCTCCCAGAGAGCCTCAAGATGCTGGCCCGCATCAAGGTGATCCAGAAACAACTGATCGAGGCGTGGAGCACCCTGGGCACCATGACCCCAAGTGAGTATGTGGGCTTTCGGGACCAGCTGGGGTCCTCCAGTGGATTTCAGAGTGCCCAGTACCGTGAACTGGAATTCAAACTGGGCAACAAAAACCCCTACATGCTGCACATGCATGAAAGAACCCCCGAGGTGCATGCCAGACTCAAAGAGGCTTTTGAGACCCCTGGCGTTTACGACACGGTGCTGATGCTGCTGGACCGCAGGGGTTTTCAGGTGAAAGACGCCCTGCGTGAAGACTTCACCCAGCCTTACGAGGCCCATGAGAGTGTGCTGGAAGCCTGGAAACAGGTTTACACCCATCCTGAAAAGCACTGGGACCTTTACAACCTCGCAGAAAAACTGATCGATCTGGAAGATGCTTTCCAGCAGTGGCGGTTCAAGCACCTCCGCACCGTCATGCGCATCATTGGCGAGAAACCAGGCACCGGAGGCACTTCTGGCATCGGGTACCTGAAAAAAGCCCTGGACTACCAGTTCTTCCCTGAACTCTGGCAGGTCCGGACACTGCTGTAA
- a CDS encoding Lrp/AsnC family transcriptional regulator: MITALVLIQAERKRIVETAQEVAEVPHVTDVYSVTGEWDIVAVIRMPDYAALDEVVTQNMRKIDGILKTQTMLAFKTYSKDLLEQSFSIGTED; this comes from the coding sequence ATGATTACCGCTCTGGTTCTGATTCAGGCCGAACGCAAACGCATTGTCGAAACGGCCCAGGAAGTCGCTGAGGTCCCACACGTCACCGATGTCTACAGCGTCACCGGAGAGTGGGACATCGTCGCTGTGATCCGCATGCCCGACTACGCAGCCCTCGATGAAGTGGTCACCCAGAACATGCGCAAAATTGACGGCATCCTCAAAACCCAGACCATGCTGGCCTTCAAAACCTACAGCAAGGACCTTCTGGAGCAGAGCTTTTCAATTGGAACGGAAGATTAG
- a CDS encoding HD domain-containing protein, with protein sequence MTRDEAYELMCQHTPSDSLRRHMLNVEAAMRHYARLWEEDEEQYAIAGLLHDFDYELHPEEHPFWGVKYLQENTDVSDEIIQAILGHASYSGVKRETKLAKTLFAVDELTGLVQAAALIRPDKDIKMLELSSVKKRFKNKAFAAGVNRDEVQEGAQDLGVDMDTHMANVLKAMQEM encoded by the coding sequence ATGACCCGAGACGAAGCCTACGAATTGATGTGCCAGCACACCCCCAGCGACTCCCTCCGCCGTCACATGCTCAACGTCGAGGCAGCCATGCGCCACTACGCCAGACTGTGGGAGGAAGACGAAGAACAATACGCCATTGCTGGCCTCCTGCACGACTTCGACTATGAACTTCACCCCGAAGAGCACCCCTTCTGGGGCGTCAAATACCTGCAGGAAAACACCGACGTCTCTGATGAGATCATCCAGGCCATCCTCGGCCATGCCAGCTACAGCGGTGTCAAAAGAGAAACAAAACTTGCCAAAACATTATTTGCCGTTGACGAATTGACCGGACTGGTCCAGGCCGCAGCCCTGATTCGACCCGACAAGGACATCAAAATGCTGGAGCTCTCCAGTGTCAAGAAACGCTTCAAAAACAAAGCCTTCGCCGCCGGCGTCAACCGCGACGAAGTGCAGGAAGGTGCCCAGGACCTCGGGGTCGACATGGACACCCACATGGCAAACGTATTGAAAGCCATGCAGGAGATGTAA
- a CDS encoding DUF4097 family beta strand repeat-containing protein, with protein MSDFENKVKELLEQGKITPEEAQELLAGHQEPQLKQISLPSTGNERVLRISLRAGDLKVRGNPNVSTPQLVGYNTDGIQIRTEGNTWILEDQRNFEAQGSGFLDKMVGLFGKFKPVHVNLEVPTFVERLEVHLLAGDIEVRDVPAFVKMDIQAGDIDLTGITGFDISAKAGDVDINADLKEGQHGVELLAGDLDLNLTPSSSAKVNVNLTAGDFDARGIPTTKHGGTVTGGRYEAVLGSGDASVTINVNAGDIDLRIR; from the coding sequence ATGTCCGATTTTGAAAACAAGGTCAAAGAACTGCTCGAACAGGGAAAAATCACCCCCGAAGAAGCCCAGGAACTGCTCGCAGGCCACCAGGAACCCCAGCTGAAGCAGATTTCGCTGCCCAGCACAGGCAATGAACGCGTCCTTCGCATCAGCCTCAGGGCTGGAGACCTCAAGGTCAGAGGGAACCCCAACGTCAGCACCCCCCAACTTGTTGGCTACAACACCGACGGCATCCAGATCCGCACCGAAGGCAACACCTGGATTCTGGAAGACCAGCGCAACTTTGAAGCACAGGGAAGCGGCTTCCTCGACAAGATGGTGGGCCTGTTCGGCAAGTTCAAACCCGTGCATGTCAACCTCGAAGTGCCCACCTTTGTGGAGCGCCTGGAAGTGCACCTCCTCGCTGGTGACATTGAAGTCAGGGACGTGCCTGCCTTTGTGAAGATGGACATCCAGGCCGGAGACATCGATCTGACCGGCATCACCGGATTTGACATCAGTGCCAAGGCCGGAGATGTGGACATCAATGCCGACCTGAAAGAAGGCCAGCACGGTGTCGAACTGCTTGCCGGGGACCTCGACCTGAACCTGACCCCCAGCAGCAGTGCCAAGGTGAACGTCAACCTGACCGCCGGAGACTTTGACGCCAGAGGCATTCCCACCACCAAGCACGGAGGAACCGTCACTGGTGGCCGTTATGAAGCGGTTCTGGGTTCCGGAGATGCCAGTGTCACCATCAACGTCAATGCAGGCGACATCGACCTGCGGATTCGCTAA
- a CDS encoding DUF2089 domain-containing protein produces the protein MLKPLPIPFPGVQEKPIVTELTFVQSDVTVKGHFELNEFATLNPDSLEFLRLYIKVRGNLKEVERILGISYPTVRARFEAMLRDLGYEPVEPDPSELALDLLERGEITPEEALRRLKK, from the coding sequence ATGCTCAAACCGCTCCCCATTCCCTTCCCTGGAGTTCAGGAAAAGCCCATCGTCACCGAACTGACCTTTGTGCAGTCCGATGTCACGGTGAAGGGCCACTTCGAACTCAACGAGTTTGCCACCCTCAACCCTGACAGCCTGGAATTCCTGCGGCTGTACATCAAGGTCAGGGGCAACCTCAAAGAAGTGGAACGCATTCTCGGCATCTCGTATCCCACCGTGCGGGCCAGATTTGAAGCCATGCTCAGAGACCTTGGATACGAACCTGTAGAGCCCGATCCCAGTGAACTGGCACTCGACCTGCTGGAACGCGGAGAGATCACCCCTGAGGAAGCCCTGCGCAGATTGAAGAAGTGA
- a CDS encoding GNAT family N-acetyltransferase, with translation MQKTITYLEMKSPDQLKPKHHPEHVLEVRVCKHQDYRLNRFFYQWIGSAYRWTDRLPWSDEKWQEMCEQPGVHLAIVYLDHTPIGYAELWEHPQECEIKFFGLADRYIGRGLGGPALTRVIEAAWSLGAHRVFLNTCDWDHPNALKNYLARGFQVYHEETV, from the coding sequence ATGCAAAAGACCATCACTTATCTGGAAATGAAAAGCCCTGATCAATTGAAACCGAAACACCACCCGGAACATGTTCTGGAGGTGCGGGTCTGCAAACACCAGGATTACCGTCTGAACCGCTTCTTTTATCAATGGATTGGCAGTGCATACCGCTGGACCGACCGCCTGCCCTGGTCCGATGAGAAATGGCAGGAGATGTGCGAACAACCCGGAGTGCACCTTGCCATTGTGTATCTGGACCACACGCCCATCGGCTATGCAGAGCTGTGGGAACATCCGCAGGAATGTGAAATCAAATTCTTTGGTCTGGCAGACCGTTACATTGGCCGTGGCCTGGGTGGGCCTGCCCTGACCCGGGTGATTGAAGCGGCCTGGAGCCTGGGGGCACACAGGGTTTTCCTGAACACCTGCGACTGGGATCACCCGAATGCCCTTAAGAACTATCTCGCACGGGGATTCCAGGTATACCATGAGGAAACCGTTTGA
- a CDS encoding HRDC domain-containing protein: protein MDSKEALRILQLLADGVDPHSGEVFEDTSPYQHPQVVRALFHAGRALETQSGMTAEPATRPSRTEKAEKPEKPEPRELNLSELSPEERERFEKLRTWRAERARQLNMPQYVIAHNRHLFEMAQLKDLSYASLSAIKGFGGIKAEKYAEEIQRILEE from the coding sequence ATGGACAGCAAAGAAGCCCTGCGCATCTTACAATTGCTCGCCGATGGCGTGGACCCCCACTCTGGTGAAGTGTTTGAAGACACCAGTCCCTACCAGCACCCCCAGGTGGTGCGTGCCCTGTTTCATGCTGGGCGCGCTCTGGAAACCCAGTCAGGCATGACAGCGGAACCTGCAACCAGACCTTCAAGAACCGAAAAAGCAGAGAAGCCCGAGAAACCTGAACCCCGGGAACTCAACCTTTCTGAACTGTCTCCCGAAGAACGGGAACGCTTCGAGAAACTGCGCACCTGGCGGGCCGAGCGGGCCAGACAGCTGAACATGCCGCAGTATGTGATTGCCCACAACCGCCACCTTTTCGAGATGGCACAATTGAAAGACCTCTCCTACGCCAGCCTGTCTGCCATCAAAGGCTTTGGGGGCATCAAGGCCGAAAAGTACGCAGAGGAGATCCAGCGCATTCTGGAGGAATAA
- a CDS encoding DUF2721 domain-containing protein: MLQITTAAEVLGAMITPAVLISACGTLVMSTSNRMVRIIDRVRAVSKEVEKMRQEGVSDTRLELLVEQVPTLSRRLILMRTALSALYFAIGLLVLTSIMVGFVQLFHWEFGNLLGIACGLLGTSSLLYASALLVREANIAVASTFKEIDHLERSIR, translated from the coding sequence TTGCTGCAAATCACCACTGCTGCCGAGGTTCTGGGTGCCATGATCACCCCGGCAGTGCTGATTTCCGCCTGCGGTACCCTGGTGATGTCCACCTCCAACCGCATGGTGCGCATCATCGATAGGGTCCGGGCGGTCAGCAAGGAAGTGGAGAAAATGCGGCAGGAGGGTGTTTCTGACACTCGCCTTGAGCTCCTGGTCGAGCAAGTCCCCACCCTCTCCAGACGGTTGATCCTGATGCGAACGGCCCTCAGCGCCCTTTATTTTGCCATTGGTCTGCTGGTCCTCACCAGCATCATGGTCGGGTTTGTGCAGCTCTTCCACTGGGAATTCGGAAATCTTCTTGGCATTGCCTGTGGTCTGCTGGGCACGAGTTCTTTGCTGTACGCCAGTGCCCTGCTGGTCCGGGAGGCCAACATTGCTGTGGCCTCCACCTTCAAGGAAATTGACCATCTGGAACGGTCGATCAGATAG
- a CDS encoding metallophosphoesterase family protein, translating to MMFRRLISSFLVLTTAGLFQQGHAQSTVLAAGDIGMCNLQAPYWTGNLIRQELQKTPDARVLALGDLAYTVGSRTDFASCFDPAWGSFKSSIHPAPGNHEYETPGAAGYFEYFGDRAGKGYYRFDLGQWRVFSLNSNLKGEAMQEQLNWLRSDLNAFRGQCILAYWHHPLVSSGYHGNNSIMQPAWNLLQEHHADLVLVGHDHHYERFAQLNSSGAPDAKGIRQIIVGTGGAVLYRTLFIKSGSEKHVNTQFGVLKLNLKDSSYTWEFLNANPRRLGTVLDSGSTDCHAK from the coding sequence ATGATGTTCAGACGCCTGATCTCAAGTTTTCTGGTGCTCACAACAGCAGGACTGTTTCAACAGGGACATGCCCAGAGCACGGTGCTCGCTGCTGGAGACATTGGCATGTGCAATTTGCAGGCCCCCTACTGGACGGGCAATCTGATTCGCCAGGAGTTGCAGAAAACACCAGATGCGCGGGTGCTGGCCCTCGGGGATCTGGCTTACACCGTGGGCAGCAGGACAGATTTTGCATCCTGTTTTGATCCCGCGTGGGGCAGTTTCAAAAGCAGCATCCATCCTGCTCCAGGCAACCATGAGTACGAAACCCCTGGTGCAGCAGGTTATTTTGAATACTTCGGGGACCGGGCAGGGAAGGGGTATTACCGTTTCGATCTGGGCCAGTGGCGGGTCTTCTCCCTCAACTCCAACCTGAAAGGGGAGGCCATGCAGGAGCAGTTGAACTGGCTCAGGTCCGATCTGAATGCTTTTAGAGGTCAATGCATCCTGGCCTACTGGCACCATCCTCTGGTGTCTTCGGGGTACCACGGCAACAACAGCATCATGCAACCCGCCTGGAACCTCCTGCAGGAGCATCATGCCGATCTGGTGCTGGTCGGCCACGACCACCACTACGAGCGTTTTGCACAGCTGAACAGCTCAGGGGCTCCAGATGCAAAAGGCATCCGTCAGATCATCGTGGGCACAGGAGGGGCAGTCCTTTACCGGACGCTTTTCATCAAGTCGGGCAGCGAGAAGCATGTGAACACCCAGTTTGGGGTTCTCAAATTGAATTTGAAGGACAGCAGTTACACCTGGGAATTCCTGAATGCCAATCCCAGACGTCTGGGCACTGTGCTGGATTCAGGGTCCACGGATTGCCACGCAAAATAG